In Haliovirga abyssi, the sequence GTAGTTGGAAATCAAAATTATGTTAAAGAAAGAAATAAAAAACTTATTATAGAACTTTTAAGAACAAATGGTCCATTATCAAGAGCAGATATAAAGAAATTTATAAATTTAAGTGCACCATCAATTTCTACTAATGTTGAAAGATTGGTAGATGAGAATTTATTAATAAAAGCAGGAAAATCAAGCTCTATGGGTGGCAGAAAAGTAACTTTTTATGATGTTAATTATAATTATGGATATATAGTAGTTATAGATTTGTCATTAGATGAAATTTATATAGGAATATCTAATCTAAAAAGTGAAATGATTGATAAATTGAAAATAAGAGTTACATCTAAAAAATATGAAAATGTTTTAGGAGAATTAATTCAATCAATTGAAAATATGCTATTGAATAACAAAATATCGGAAGATGATATAGTGAATGTTAGTATATCAACTCCAGGAGTTTTAAAAGAAAATAATGAATTAGAATATGTAGATAAAAAAGAATGGTTTTATAAAAAACCACTTTTTAAAGATTTAGAAGAAAAATTTAATAAAAAAATCATAATAGAAAATGATGTAAATTTAGATGTTATAGCAGAATATGAAAAAGGATTGGGAAATTCATTTTCATATTTAACATATATAAAAATTGATAAAGGGTTAGGAGCAGGGATAATATTAAATAACAATCTTTTGAAAGGAAAATCTGGAGAAGTAGGAGAAATTGGATTTTCAATAATAAGAAATGGCAATGGAGAGTTAATTAGTTTAGAAGATGAATTGAATATAGAAAAGATATATTCTGATATAAAAAAAGATTTAGAAAATGGAGAAAATACAATTATTAGAGAATTAGTAAGTGGAAATAGTGACAAAATAAATTTGGATATTTTAGGAAAAGCGGCATCTTTAGGCGATGAGTATTCTAATAAAAAAATAAAATATTTAGCAGAAGAGCTAGGTATTTTCATATCAAATATAGTATCAATATTAGGTATAGAAGTCATAATAATTGGTGGATTAATAAAAGTATTAGGAAAAATATTTTTAGATGAAATCAGACTTTTTATAAAAAATTATATTCCTTTTGATACTTTGGTTACTTATTCAGGATTTGATGATGAGATAGGATTAATAGGGGCATCTGAAAATGGAATAAAACTGTTTTTTGAAGACTTTTTCAGAAGTAAAGTTTCTTAAAGCAATAGTTTGAAAAAAATGGGAAAATCATCTATTTTTTAAGCTGTCTCTAATAATATTTGCTATATAGGGAGGTTATATTTATGAAAAAAAGGGTGTTAATAATAATTAGTTTAATAAATTTAATTTTAATGGTAGGTTGTAATAATATAAATATTAATTCAGAGAAAAGTAATTTAAAAAAAATAGATCTTGCAAATATAAAAATAATAAAACCAAATTTAAAATCAGATGAAAATTTAAACAAAGATGTAATAAATTTTTATAAAGAATGGGAATCAAAGTATATAAAAAAAGTAAGAGGTGTATTTCCAGAACAAACATATTTAGATTATGGAGTAGAAGCGAGAGAAGATTCTGATGCTTTGCAAGATTGGTTTAAACCATTTAACGTAGTAGCAACTTCAGAGTCTCAAGGGTATGCAATGATTATTACGGCTTCTATGGCAAACATCGATAAAGATAATAAAGACAATTTCCAAAAAAAATTCAATGCACTTTATAGATTTTTTAGAGCTCATCCAAGTAAATACAATAGAGATTTAATGTGCCTGCAAGAGTTAGGTATTGGCTTAGAAAAAAATGGATCAATTGTAGAAGGAGAAGTTTTGGATATAGAAAATACAACTGACGGACCTTATTCATCAATAGAGGGAGATATGGATATAGCATATTCATTATTAATAGCTAATGAAATATGGGGAAGCGATGGAGAAATAGATTATAGATCAGAGGGATTGAAAGTAATAAAAGCTATAATGAACAGTGAAATAAACAGAAAGGAGCATATTCCATTAATGGGAGATTGGGTTTTAAAATATGCCAGCGGAAGAAATCCAGTAGATAAAAAAGAGGGGATAAAACATTTAACAATTGTAAAATCTTCAAATTTAATTCTAAATTATTTTGATACATTTTCAAAAGTAGATTTAGAAAATAGAGAAGAGTGGTTAAATGTCTTAAATAAATCAGAAAATATAATAAATTATAATACTACTAATTGGGGAAGTAAAACAGGATTAGTTGCTGATTATTTACAAAAAAATATTAGTGGGTATTATATCCCAGTAAAAGGAGCGGTTGTAGAAGGCGATGAAAATGAAGGAGATTATAATTGGAATGCTTGCCGTGATCCGTGGAGATTTTCAGTTGATACAATCTATAGTAATAATAGAACTGTATTATTAGGTTTAGTAAAATTAAACAGATGGATTAGGGAAAAAACAGGAAATATTCCAGAAGAAATTAGACCTGGATACTATATACGAGATGGAAAAGCAGGAGAAATTATTGGTGATCGATATGGATGGGGAGAAGATATATCATTTACAGCACCATTTTTAATTAGTGCTTGTATCGGTCAAGAAAACCAAAAATGGCTAAATGATCTGTGGTCTCATTTATTAGAGATTCCTATTGACGATGAAGTATATTTTGGGAATGTTTTAAAAATGCAAGCTTTAATAATTGCATCTGGAAATTGGATTAACATTCAATAAAAGCGTTTAATTTTTATAATTGGAGGGAATAAAGATGAGAAGAATAATGATAAAAAAATTACTATTTTTAGTAATATTAATTTCAGTAATAGGGTGTGCTAATACAAAAATAAAAACTATACAAAACACCTCTTCAAAAGATGTGAAAATAATAAAACCAAATTTAAAATCAGATAAAGCCTTAAAAAGAGATATAGTAACATTTTATAAAAGTTGGAAAGAACAATATCTAAAAATAGTTCCGAATAAAAATCCAGAACAAATATATTTAGATTATGGAGTAGAAGCAAGAAAAGATCCAGATGCTTTATCCGATTGGTTTGATCCAGCAAATGCTGTAACTACATCTGAATCTCAAGGGTATGCAATGATTATTACGGCTTCTATGGCAAACATTGATAAAAATAATATAAATAATTATAAAGAGCAATTCAATGCACTTTATAGATTTTTTAGAGCACATCCGAGTAGATTTAGTAACGACTTAATGTGTTGGCAAGAGGTTGGGATTGGGCTAGAAAAAAAAGGAGATACAGTAACTGGAGAAGTAACAGATGTAAAAAATATAGAAGAAGGAGCAGACTCTGCAATAGATGGAGATATGGATATAGCTTACTCTTTATTAATAGCAGATAAAATATGGGGAAGTAATGGAGAGATCAATTATAAAGAAGAAGCATTAAAAGTGATAAAGGCTATAATGAAAAATGAAGTGAATAAAAAGGAACACATTCTTTTGCTAGGAGATTGGGTCTTAAATTCTATTAAAAATGGAGAAATCAAAGAAAATAAGAAATATTTAACAATAACAAGATCTTCTGATTTTATTCTAGATCATTTAAGAGCGTTTTCTAATATAGACAAAGAAAATAGTAAAGAATGGACAAATATTTTAGAAAAAACAGAAGCTATAATAAATTATAATGTAAATAAATGGAGTAAAAACACAGGATTAGTAGCTGATTTTCTACAAAAAGATGAAAATGGGAATTATACTCCAGCTATTGGAAATGTTTTAGAAGGAGATAATGATGGAGATTATAATTGGAATGCTTGTCGTGATCCGTGGAGATTTTCAGTAGATGTAATCTATAACAAATCACAAAAGATAACTTCATCCATAAAAATATTAAATAATTGGGTCAAAAAAAATAGTATGGAAGATCCAGAAAAAATATATCCAGGTTATTACATAAGAAATGGCGAGGTAGGAAAAGTAATTGATGACAGAAATACTTGGGGCGAAGATTTATCGTTCACTGCACCATTTTTAGTAAGTGGATGCGTAGGAGAAAATAACCAAGAGTGGATAAATAAATTATGGGAAAATATTATAGATACAAAAATTGGAGATTCAGAATATTTTGGAAATGCTATAAAAATGCAAGCTTTAATAATTGCTTCAGGCAATTTGGTAAATGTTATAGGAGAATAAAATTAATAGACCCATAAAAAGATATTTTTTTATGGGTCTATTAATATATGAATTTTATTAATGTTATGTCTTCATCAGGAAAAGAAAAACAGCTAAAAATATAATTTAAGCTGTTTTTCTTTTTATTATTTTTTTAATTTATTCATAATTCCATAAAGATATATATCTGTAATATAATCTGAATAATTCTCATAAAATTCATCATTAAAATCTGTATTAGTTACTACTTCAAGCATAGGTTTAAACATAAAATGTGAAAAATATATTCCCGTAAATGCAGGAATAGCAATTTCTAAATTTAATTTTTCATTTTTTATAGTACTTAGATTTTCAAAAAGTGTACCATAAAGAAGTTTCATAATTTTCATAACTTTTTCTTTTTTAATCTCTTTAATATCATCATGTTCATATGGAAATTCAAAAATAGATATTTTAAACATATCTTCATTTCCCTTAATTAATTTTATTGTAGCTCTTCCAGCTTTTCTTATCCTTGTTTCAAAATTATCATTTTTATCTATTGCAGCAGATATTTCTGTATATAATTTGTCATAAAATATAGTTATAATCTCTTTTAATATTCCAACTTTAGAGTTATAATAATAATTTACCATTGATATATTTATACCAGCTTCCTTTACAAGTTCTCGAACTCCTGTAGCTGAAAACCCCTTTTTAGCAAAAAGTTTTATAGATACTTGTAATAACTTTTCTTTTGCAGACAACTCTTTTTCCATTATTTCTACCTCCAAGTATTTTTTATAAATTTAAATATATTATAACACTATACATATATATTTTACAAATATTATATCATAATTTTTATAGCTTGACAAACGTTCGTTTAAATGATAAAATTTTATTAAATATTTATATTTAACCAGTGTGGAGTTAAATATGAATTACAAAAAAAAGGAGGAGTTTTATGAAAGAAAAAAAAATTTACATTGGAACAGATTCTGTAATGAATTCAATGCTTAGTTCTATACAGGAGGGGATAATAAAACATCAAAGTAATTTTTTTAAAGTTCAAAAATTTACAGAGGATTTAGTACATAATAGAACTTATGTCAATTGTATGTTTCCATCATTTCCTGGAAGAGCTTGGGATAGATTTTTTGAAGGAACATATAGGGTATCTAAAGGAGAGAATGTTCCTTTATGGATGGATATTGTTGTAACTGGAAGATGTCATTGTAATTGTTGGCATTGCTTTAGATCAAGTTATAAAGATAATGGGGATCTTGAAATTGAAGTTATTAAAAGAACAATTGATGAAGCGTATGAAGCAGGAACAACAGTTATTGGAATTACTGGTGGCGAGCCAATGCTTAGAGATGATATACTAGATATATTAAAATTAATTCCTGATGGAATGGAGGGATTATTTTATACAACTGGTTATAAAATAGATAATAGTTTTGCAAAAAAATTATCAAAAACAAATGTTACGAGATGTTTAATAAGTTTAGATCATTATGATGAAAAGATTGTAAATACAATGAGAGGATATCCAAAAGCATATGAAATGACAATGACAGCTATAAAAGCATTAAAAGAAGCAAATATCTATACAGGAGTAACTTTATGTGTGACAGATGATTTATGTGATCGTGAAGTATTTTATAAATATATAAATTTTGTAAGAGAACTTGGTGCTGATGAAATAAGAGTAATATTACCAATTCCACAAGGAAATCTTGAAGGTAAAAATTATAAAAGGCTTTATATTAATGCAATGAAATGGACTCGAGAAATTCATGAAAAATCATTAAAAAATCCAAATTACCCAAATATTCTACTTTTTTCTCAATTGGAAAGTCATAATTTTATAGGATGTGGAGCAGGTTATACTTATGTAACTATAAATAATGATGGAGCATTGACTCCATGTGTATGTGTTCCTTTAACGTTTGGAAATGTTAAAGAAGATGGATTTATAAGTGCCTATTCTAAAATTAATTCTTTATTTAAAGGGACAGGAAAAACTTGTTATGGTAAACGTGTAAGTAAAGCAATGAAAGAGGAGATAAAGGATGGAATGTTGGCGCCTTACAATGAAGAAGTTTCAAAAAAAATAGCGAATAAATGTATTGTTAATGATGGAATTGCTAAATTTTATGATAATTTAAAAAATTATGAAGTAAAAGAAAATGATGCTTAAAAATGTTGAAAAAATAGGAGGAGATTACAGTGAATGGTACAAAAATATCAGGAATAGGAACATATATTCATTCTGTTGTTTCAAATAATGATTATATAAATATATTTGGTAAAAAAGCAAGATTTATAGATAAAAAAATTCCTCACAAAACAAGGTATAGTGCAATAAATATTTTAGATGGAAGCGTTGAAATAAGAAATAGTGAAATGGCATATCACGCCTCTATTGAAGCGATGGAAATGGCTAAAGTTAAAAATGATGAAATAGATATGATTATATATTCTACATCTACTCCAGACTATATCCTTCCACCTAATTATGTAATATTACAAGAAAAATTAGGTATAAAAAAATGTATGGGAATAGATATTCGTTCAGGATGCTCTGGATTTGGTAATGCAATTATTACTGCAAAACAATATATTGCTACAGGCATGGCAAAAAAAATTTTAGTTGTTGGAGCAGATCTAACATCTTCAAGATTATCCTTTTTATTTAAAAATCTAAAAGAATTTCCATTAAAAGCTTTATATAATTTAATGCTATTTGGAGATGCCGCTGGAGCCGTTGTTGTTGAAAAATCAGAAATAGATAATTTTTTTGGAACAATAATGGGCTCTTCACGCCCAAATTCACCATTTGGTTCTTTAATTGAGGTAGGTGGGTCAGTAAATCCTTATCCGAATGGTAATTTTAAGAATGAGGATATCCCAATACATCAAAATGCTTTAGCAACGGAACAATTAATTCCAGGGGTTATGATTGAAGCAGTAGAAGAATTTTTGGGAAAATCAAATAGTAAAATTGAAGATTTTAATTACTACATACTCCCAATAGATTCTCCAAGAATGGCATCAAAAGTAATAGAATATTTTAATCTTGATAGTGATAAAATAATTAGTGTCGGAGCAGAAGGAGGAAGTCTTGTTAATGCAGCAGTGCCACTTGCTTTAAAAAAAGCATATGATTTGGGGAAATTAAAAAAAGGTAATAAAATAATGATATATGCTGCTGAAAATACTAGGTGGCAATATGCTGTAATGGGATATAATTGCAATTTTTAAAGGAGTAAAATAAAGTTTATTTATAATAAAATATAGTAAAAATTTAAAAATATATAACATATGATGGGTGGTAAAAAAAATTGCTAAAATTTGAGATGACGGATAATTTTTAATTGCTTTATAAAATTTCAAATAAAAAACAAATTGTTATGTAAGTAGTTAAATATGATAAAATTATATGGAAATTCATTTGGTAAAGAAGAGACTTATTATTATTTAGCAACGATGTATGAAGAAGAAATAATTATTAATGATATTCGAATAAGAATTAAACCTATGAAAATTTATAGCGTAGATATTTCTTCTAAAAAAGAAATCGAAATTAATATTTTGAATAATAAGAGCCAACTATTTATGTTCGAAATAAATAAAAAATAATAAAGGAGATGTTATAGTGAAAAATAATATAATTTTAGGGCATTTAATGACATTGATGACAATATTTATTTGGGGTGTAACGTTTGTTTCAACAAAAGTTTTATTGGTTCATTTAACGCCAATAGAAATATTATTCTACAGATTTTTAGTTGCATATATTTTATTATTAGTGATTTATCCTAAAATAAAAAAGGTGAATTCGGCAAAGGAAGAAATATTATTTTTTTTCTTGGGTTTTTTTGGTATATTTATGTACTTTTTACTTGAAAATATTGCGTTAAAGTACACATTGGCATCTAATGTAGGATTATTTATGTCAACAATACCCATAATTACATCTTTAATAGTTGTATTTGGGACAAAAGATGAAAAATTCAGGAAAGAATTGATATATGGTTTTCTTATTGCTATAATAGGGGTATTTTTAATAATATTTAATGGAAAATTTATTTTAAAGCTGAATCCTATAGGTGATATTTTAGCATTAATTGCCGCTCTTTCCTTCTCCATTTACTCAAATTTATTGAAAAAGATAAATAATAAATACAACTATTTATTTATAACTAGAAAAATATTTTTTTATGGGATTATATGTATGATACCGATTATATTCTTAAAACATGAACAATTTTCACCGAATAAGCTTTTAATTCCAGAGGTATTTTGGAATATTGTATTTTTGGGGGTAGCGGCATCGACTCTTTGTTTTGTTATGTGGAATAAAGCTGTTAGTATTATAGGGGCAATCAAAGCAAGTAATTATATATATCTTGTTCCAATAATTACCATAGGGACATCAGTTCTTATTATAAATGAAACAATAACAATATTTATAATTTTAGGTGGAATATTGACTTTAAGCGGAGTATATATTTCTGAAAAGGGATTTAAAATTATTAAGATAAAAAAATAGTTTCTTCGCACGACAATGTGCAGAAGCCATCATTTCGAGAAACGTTGCGCTGACTCTTATGAGGTGGTACTGAACCGTTAGACTGGTATCATCTAACAGATTTAGCTAAAATAAATATAGCAATATATTCAGAAAAAGTATTAAAAGAAGGAAGAGTGTAATACATTTTATATTTGAAAGCATATTTTCTTACATACAAAAGGAAATATGCTTTTATCACATAAAAAAACTTGACAAACGTTCGTTTGATTTTGTATAATTGTTTCAGAGAAACTATTTTTAAATAATTCTAAAAAATCAGAGGAGGTCGAAATATGTTGAAAAAAATTATGTTTTGTTTTTTATTTTGTATTACTTTATCAAATTATATTTTTGCAGAGGATAGTTTATTTGATTCTGCAATGGAAATGTCTGATAATTCAGGAGGCAAAAAGTTATCCTATACTATAAATGGTAATTTAAAATCTGCAATTTATAGTAATGATTCATTAGATGATTTTTCAAATTCATATTCACAATTGTCATTAAAGTTTAATATGAAAAAAGGAGAGTTTGGAGATGGATATGCAAACATAATTATAGACAATAAAAGTATTATATTAAGAGAGGCTTATTTAAATTATTATTTTAAAAATTTAGATTTTAGAATTGGGAAACAGATTATATCTTGGGGAAGATCAGACGGGATAAATCCTACAGATAATATTACTCCTAAAGATTTAAATATACTATCTTCTGAATCTGATGATCAAAAATTAGCTAATTTTATGTTGAAATCAAAAATTTCATTAAATAATATTAGAATTATAGGATTATTTATTCCTAAATATAGTTCGTCACCAAATTTAAAAACAGGAGAAGATATTTTAGAAGGGGATTATAAAAATTATGAAACAAAGGCATTGAAAGTTAATTTTGAATTTCCAGTAGTAGATACATCGATATCTTATGTTAATGGATATTCATTAAACAGAGGGATAGCAGTGGATAGTTCTAAAACTACTCCAACACCAATTTTAATTCCATATAAAGAAGAGGTTTATGGAGCTGATTTTTCTACAACGATAAAATCATATAGAATATCTGGAGAATGTGCATATAAAAATTATTTAGAAAATGAGAAATATTATATCCCATATTCAGAATTGGAGTATACATTAAGTGTAGATAAAACTTTTTTAAAAAGCATTTCTACGATATTTCAATATTATGAAAAATATATAGATGAGTACAAGGATCTTAAAATAACTCCGTATTATGATGTTGAAATGAGAAATAGATTAATTTCTAAACAGACGGCAAAGATTCAAAACTCTTTATTATATAAAATAGATTGGAGTTTAATGTATGAACAATTACATATAGAAAACGTCGGTAGTTATAATTTAACAACAAAAGAGAGTATCTTTAAAACAAAAATTTCATATAATATTACAGATGATTTTATTGCAATATTAGGGAATGATAGTTATTTTGGAGATAAAGGGACTTTAATAGATTTGATAAAAGATGATCTAAATAGAAATTATTTAGAATTAAAAATATCATTTTAAAATTTAAAAGGAGTGATGAAAATGTTTGAAAAATTAGCACAAATAGCATTGAAATTTAGGGTAATTGTAATTTTAGTTTTTGTTGGAATAACAATATTTTTTGCTATTCAAATTCCAAAAGCAAAAATTGATACTGATTTAAAAAGTGAATTGCCAAGCAATATGCCATCAAGGATAAGAATGGACCAAATTGAAAAAATGTTTAAAGGAACAGAATTTGTAATGATAACATTTACAGCAAAAGATTCTATATTTAATAAAAATACATTAAAAAGGGTAATAAAAATATCTAAAAATCTTGAAAAAGTTGTTCAAGTAGAAAAAGTTACAAGTTTATATACATATAAAGATTTAAAGGCGGAGGATGGAAGTTTAATTGTTGAACCATTATTAAAAAAAGTTCCGAGAGGTAATAATGGAATGTTAAAATTAAAGGATAGAATAAAAAACAATGATATGATTTATAAAAATATAGTTTCAAGCGATTTTAAATCAACAGCAATAATAGCAATATTAAAACCAAATTCAGATGATGAAAAGATATTAAGTAGTATAGATAAAATATTAAAAAAATATCCAGGTAATGAAAAAATAGAGATTGGAGGAGTTCCAGTTTCACGAGCAGTAACATCAGAGTATATGAAAACCGATATGAGAAAGTTTCTTCCAGCAGGACTTTTGATAATGCTTATATTTTTATTTTTCTGTTTTAGATCTATTAGTGGAGTTTTGCTTCCATTTATTATTGTTGTTATGTCAATAATTGTTTCAGTTGGAATAATACCTATTTTAGGTTGGAAAATACAATTTGTAACAATAATTTTACCAGTTATATTAATTGCAGTTGCAAATGATTATGGAATTCATGTAATTGCAAAATATCAGGAAAATTTAATAGAGTATCCTAAAAAAGATCAAAATAGTTTGATTAAAAATATAGTTGAAAGTTTAGGAGGTCCAGTTATAGCCACAGGAATTACAACTATTGCAGGGTTGATGTCTCTTATGACTCATATAATTATTCCAGCAAAACAATTAGGAATACTTGCTTCTGTTGGTGTTGGATTTTCACTTTTAGCAAGTATAACCTTTTTGCCAGCAGTATTATCATTTTTACCAAAACCAGAATTAAAAACTAAAGATAGAAAAAAGCATTTTCTTGATAAAATTTTAGAAAATTTAAGTAAATTTATTAAGAATAATTTTGTTTCAATATTAATTGGAGCAATTGCTATAACACTTATAATAGGTGTGGGAATTGCAAAACTTGTAGTAGATACAAATCCAGTAAATTATTTTAGTAAAGATACACCAATAGTAAAAGCATATAAATTAATAAATAAAGAATTTGGCGGTTCTACTAATTTATCGATAGTGGCTGAAGGAGATATCAAAGATCCTGTTATAATGAAAAAAATAGATGATTTAGAAAATATGCTATCAAAAAGAAAATCAATAGGACAAGTAATGTCTATTTCAAAAGTTATAAAACAGATGAATAAAGTTTTGCATAATGGAGATGAGAATTTTTATAAAATTCCAAATAGCAGAGATACAATTGCACAATATTTTTTATTATATAGTATGAGTGGCGATAGTGAAGATTTAGAAAAACTTGTGGATTTTGATTATAAACATGCGCTTATAAATGCGAGAATATCAACTACAAGTGTAAATACATTTAAAAAAGAGCTAAAATATATAAAAGCCTATATTGCAAAAGATCCAAATACTCCATTTAAAATAATGGGAGGATATGCTGATATTATTTCTGAGCTTATGGATGCAATAGTAAGTGGGCAAGTAATTAGTATCTTATTATCACTTCTTCTTGTAGCGGTAATAGTTGGAGTTCTTTTTAAATCTTTTTATGCAGCACTATTTTCAGTATTACCATTGTCTTTTGCAATAACAATCCTGTTTGGGTTAATGGGATACTTTAATATAGAATTAAATATTATAACAGCGATGCTTACATCAATAATGATAGGAGTTGGAATAGATTATACAATCCATTTTTTATGGCGTTATAGAAATGAAAGATTTAATGGGAAAAATTCAGAAGATGCATTATATAAAACGATTACAACTACAGGAAGAGGAATTGTATTTAATGCTTTATCTGTAATTGTAGGATTTGTAGTTTTAATGTTGTCAAAATTTTTACCAGTACAATTTTTTGGATTTCTTGTAGTTGTATCAATAAGTACTTGTCTTTTAGTTGCAATGGTACTTTTGCCTGCAATATGTATTTTATTCAAACCTAAATTTTTGGAACCTAGTATTGATGAAGAAAAATTAGATATTACAATCCCTTCAAAAGAGGCTTTTGAAAATATATAATAATAAGAAGAACTAGATATTTAATTTTATATCTAGTTCTAAAAAGTATCTTTAAAACTAAATATAGGTAGTTGCAAAATATCCTTGAAAAATATAGTCAAAAGAGGATTGTTAAAGAAACTTCCTTAACGTGGGGTTTGTGGGGCAACGCCCCAAAAACACTATCCTCCCTACACGCCGAAGGTGTGGAGGGTTTATAAAATTGTCTATACAGCTTAAAAGCAATAAAATCAAGGGGTGCAGAGTTCTGCAACTGACTATTAAAACTAAATATAAAAGGAGCGATAAAAATGATGAAAATAAAGAAAAGCATACTAATTTTATTTTTTATAGTTATAAATTTAACAATGTTAGCAGAAACACCAATTGAAATTATTAACAAATCAAGGGATGTTATAAAGTTAAATGGAGTTGAGATGATAATCTCTTTAATCACAAAAGATAGAAATAATAATGTAAGAAAACAAAAAATAGCATCTATTTCTAAATTATATTCTGATAATACAGAAAAAAAAATAATGAGATTTTTATATCCTACAGATGTAAAGGGAACAGGCTTTTTATCTTATGATTATGAGAAAAAAGATGATTTAATGTGGCTATATCTTCCTTCGCTTAGAAAGTCAAGAAAAATAGCTGCATCTGAACGTTCAAAAAGTTTTATGGGGTCAGAGTTTTCATATTCAGATATAACTTCTTTTAAAATAGAGGATTTTAAATATTCAATTTTAGGGGAAGAAAATATAAATGGAGAAAAATGTTGGAAATTAGAGCAAAAATCAAAAAATGATGACATAGCTGATGACTATGGTTTTTTTAAGAAAATAGTATATATCTCTAAGAGAAATTATATGGTAATGAAAACTGAATCTTATGACGAAGATGATGAGCTATGTAAAGTAATGGAAGCATTAGGTATAAAAAAAATAGATGTTAAAAGGAATCGTTATAGAGCTACACATTTAATAATTAAAAATTTAGATAATGGTCGTAGTTCAGAAATGATAATTGAAAAGATAAAGTTAAGAGAAAATATAAAGGATAGTTATTTTACAACAAGATTTTTAGAAAGAAATTAAATCAGCTTAACTACTTTTTTTAAATTCTTGACATA encodes:
- a CDS encoding DMT family transporter; this encodes MKNNIILGHLMTLMTIFIWGVTFVSTKVLLVHLTPIEILFYRFLVAYILLLVIYPKIKKVNSAKEEILFFFLGFFGIFMYFLLENIALKYTLASNVGLFMSTIPIITSLIVVFGTKDEKFRKELIYGFLIAIIGVFLIIFNGKFILKLNPIGDILALIAALSFSIYSNLLKKINNKYNYLFITRKIFFYGIICMIPIIFLKHEQFSPNKLLIPEVFWNIVFLGVAASTLCFVMWNKAVSIIGAIKASNYIYLVPIITIGTSVLIINETITIFIILGGILTLSGVYISEKGFKIIKIKK
- a CDS encoding DUF1302 family protein; amino-acid sequence: MLKKIMFCFLFCITLSNYIFAEDSLFDSAMEMSDNSGGKKLSYTINGNLKSAIYSNDSLDDFSNSYSQLSLKFNMKKGEFGDGYANIIIDNKSIILREAYLNYYFKNLDFRIGKQIISWGRSDGINPTDNITPKDLNILSSESDDQKLANFMLKSKISLNNIRIIGLFIPKYSSSPNLKTGEDILEGDYKNYETKALKVNFEFPVVDTSISYVNGYSLNRGIAVDSSKTTPTPILIPYKEEVYGADFSTTIKSYRISGECAYKNYLENEKYYIPYSELEYTLSVDKTFLKSISTIFQYYEKYIDEYKDLKITPYYDVEMRNRLISKQTAKIQNSLLYKIDWSLMYEQLHIENVGSYNLTTKESIFKTKISYNITDDFIAILGNDSYFGDKGTLIDLIKDDLNRNYLELKISF
- a CDS encoding outer membrane lipoprotein-sorting protein, coding for MMKIKKSILILFFIVINLTMLAETPIEIINKSRDVIKLNGVEMIISLITKDRNNNVRKQKIASISKLYSDNTEKKIMRFLYPTDVKGTGFLSYDYEKKDDLMWLYLPSLRKSRKIAASERSKSFMGSEFSYSDITSFKIEDFKYSILGEENINGEKCWKLEQKSKNDDIADDYGFFKKIVYISKRNYMVMKTESYDEDDELCKVMEALGIKKIDVKRNRYRATHLIIKNLDNGRSSEMIIEKIKLRENIKDSYFTTRFLERN
- a CDS encoding efflux RND transporter permease subunit; translation: MFEKLAQIALKFRVIVILVFVGITIFFAIQIPKAKIDTDLKSELPSNMPSRIRMDQIEKMFKGTEFVMITFTAKDSIFNKNTLKRVIKISKNLEKVVQVEKVTSLYTYKDLKAEDGSLIVEPLLKKVPRGNNGMLKLKDRIKNNDMIYKNIVSSDFKSTAIIAILKPNSDDEKILSSIDKILKKYPGNEKIEIGGVPVSRAVTSEYMKTDMRKFLPAGLLIMLIFLFFCFRSISGVLLPFIIVVMSIIVSVGIIPILGWKIQFVTIILPVILIAVANDYGIHVIAKYQENLIEYPKKDQNSLIKNIVESLGGPVIATGITTIAGLMSLMTHIIIPAKQLGILASVGVGFSLLASITFLPAVLSFLPKPELKTKDRKKHFLDKILENLSKFIKNNFVSILIGAIAITLIIGVGIAKLVVDTNPVNYFSKDTPIVKAYKLINKEFGGSTNLSIVAEGDIKDPVIMKKIDDLENMLSKRKSIGQVMSISKVIKQMNKVLHNGDENFYKIPNSRDTIAQYFLLYSMSGDSEDLEKLVDFDYKHALINARISTTSVNTFKKELKYIKAYIAKDPNTPFKIMGGYADIISELMDAIVSGQVISILLSLLLVAVIVGVLFKSFYAALFSVLPLSFAITILFGLMGYFNIELNIITAMLTSIMIGVGIDYTIHFLWRYRNERFNGKNSEDALYKTITTTGRGIVFNALSVIVGFVVLMLSKFLPVQFFGFLVVVSISTCLLVAMVLLPAICILFKPKFLEPSIDEEKLDITIPSKEAFENI
- a CDS encoding 3-oxoacyl-[acyl-carrier-protein] synthase III C-terminal domain-containing protein is translated as MNGTKISGIGTYIHSVVSNNDYINIFGKKARFIDKKIPHKTRYSAINILDGSVEIRNSEMAYHASIEAMEMAKVKNDEIDMIIYSTSTPDYILPPNYVILQEKLGIKKCMGIDIRSGCSGFGNAIITAKQYIATGMAKKILVVGADLTSSRLSFLFKNLKEFPLKALYNLMLFGDAAGAVVVEKSEIDNFFGTIMGSSRPNSPFGSLIEVGGSVNPYPNGNFKNEDIPIHQNALATEQLIPGVMIEAVEEFLGKSNSKIEDFNYYILPIDSPRMASKVIEYFNLDSDKIISVGAEGGSLVNAAVPLALKKAYDLGKLKKGNKIMIYAAENTRWQYAVMGYNCNF